Proteins from a genomic interval of Gemmatimonadaceae bacterium:
- a CDS encoding helix-turn-helix transcriptional regulator, with protein sequence MAKGDYLGEFEHLVLLAIVRAGGQAGGADIHGEIERASRRGASLPAVYVTLGRLEQKGFVRTADVVPQEEGGGRPRRLFEVTRAGTTAMRATRQVLERMWLDAPAVARPRR encoded by the coding sequence ATGGCGAAAGGCGACTATCTGGGCGAGTTCGAGCACCTCGTGCTCCTTGCGATCGTCCGTGCTGGTGGACAGGCCGGCGGTGCGGACATTCACGGCGAGATCGAACGGGCGTCGCGGCGCGGCGCGTCGCTGCCCGCGGTCTACGTCACGCTCGGACGTCTCGAGCAAAAAGGCTTCGTTCGAACGGCCGACGTCGTCCCGCAGGAAGAGGGCGGCGGACGACCGCGACGCTTGTTCGAGGTCACGCGCGCGGGAACGACGGCGATGCGCGCCACCCGGCAAGTTCTCGAGCGCATGTGGCTCGATGCACCGGCGGTCGCGCGTCCACGCCGATGA
- a CDS encoding ABC transporter permease, with protein MTRADTAAPPRIAEWLVAIASPANDRRFVLSDFRDAFDERVHRDGIRAARAWYWGEAVRSIVPLVARRLSRRDASDAPTSRARWSDAMVDVRYALRLSRRSPLASIAIVSTMTLGIAATVAVFSATEGVLLRPLPFPESDRVVQLETVVRGQQVAPTVAYPDAMDFRRLVPDFSDITLFARGDVTLQHGVDPQNPRALEVDDAYARVFALRPALGRLLTATDSSSSAPKVAVLSYDFWMREFGGDRALVGRTIRIDNEPVTVVGVLAEDSYVFPRESVDLLLPLGILSTSFRKNRGALWATAAAKLKPHASFQQAQRDLASVAALLAVQFANSNHDLSARIVPLREAVVGSVRPMLELLAAAIAAVLLIACINIANLVLGRAQARTREFALRSALGGTPSRVRRQVFTESLVLAAIGGVLGLLIAPVLTHFLVAIYPDALPRADEIGIGMPVVFVAVIVTVAAAVCSAIPTARRIVRPNLTDDLRGGSRSSGHRGERRTGRVLIVMQVAGSLALLFSAGLLGQTFWRLERVDPGFDSRHTLTFHTYPSRERHFSGAAIEHYYSEVTTALRALPGVTSVSTTTLLPFGGCCFLDTFIQEDRGDQGAKNPQAFISVDAPGFERALGIPLLRGRSFTAQDDSSAEHVVMLNAEAARRMYPGRDPIGQRINWNGQPHWRVVGVLASTHLESLSDEMGPVLYVPATQAPRRWRYVVIRTTASEKVIIAGARTALRAIDPTVALTDIATMDQRVARSLGAQRFRAALMATLGALALALAVIGIYGVVAYSVSRRTIEIGIRMALGEAAHDVRRRVVVDALRVAAIGIAIGAALALLSGKWLAVFLVGVNPYDGRLLFAASALLTALVIATAYGPARRAARVDPMTALRAD; from the coding sequence ATGACACGCGCCGACACGGCGGCTCCGCCGCGGATCGCCGAATGGCTGGTGGCGATCGCATCGCCGGCGAACGATCGCCGCTTCGTGCTCTCGGATTTCCGTGACGCGTTCGACGAACGAGTGCACCGCGACGGTATCCGCGCGGCGCGCGCGTGGTATTGGGGCGAAGCCGTCCGCTCGATTGTGCCGCTCGTTGCACGTCGTCTGAGCCGGCGCGATGCGTCTGACGCTCCGACCTCACGAGCGCGCTGGTCCGACGCCATGGTCGACGTCCGCTACGCGCTTCGTCTGAGCCGGCGCAGCCCACTTGCATCAATCGCAATCGTTTCGACGATGACGTTGGGCATCGCGGCGACGGTCGCCGTGTTCAGTGCGACCGAGGGTGTGCTTCTGCGCCCGCTTCCCTTTCCTGAGTCGGATCGCGTCGTTCAGCTGGAGACGGTCGTTCGCGGCCAGCAGGTCGCGCCGACGGTCGCGTATCCCGACGCAATGGATTTTCGGCGGCTGGTGCCGGACTTCTCCGACATCACGCTGTTCGCGCGCGGTGACGTGACTCTGCAGCACGGCGTAGACCCGCAGAACCCGCGCGCCCTCGAGGTCGATGACGCGTACGCGCGCGTGTTCGCGCTGCGACCGGCGCTTGGCCGGCTGCTCACCGCGACGGATTCCTCGTCGAGCGCGCCGAAGGTAGCGGTGTTGTCGTACGACTTCTGGATGCGCGAGTTCGGCGGCGATCGAGCGCTCGTCGGGCGCACCATCCGCATCGACAACGAGCCGGTGACCGTCGTCGGTGTACTGGCCGAAGACAGCTATGTCTTCCCGCGCGAGTCGGTGGACTTGCTGCTGCCGCTCGGCATCCTGTCGACCTCGTTTCGTAAGAATCGCGGCGCGCTGTGGGCGACCGCGGCCGCGAAGCTCAAGCCGCACGCGTCATTCCAGCAGGCGCAGCGAGATCTCGCATCGGTCGCGGCGTTGCTGGCCGTGCAATTCGCGAACTCTAATCATGATTTGTCGGCGCGCATCGTCCCCCTTCGTGAAGCGGTGGTCGGCTCGGTGCGGCCAATGCTCGAGCTGCTCGCCGCGGCGATCGCGGCGGTGCTGCTCATCGCGTGCATCAACATCGCGAACCTCGTCCTCGGGCGCGCTCAAGCCCGCACTCGCGAATTCGCGCTGCGCTCGGCACTGGGTGGTACGCCGTCGCGCGTGCGCCGGCAGGTCTTCACGGAGAGCCTCGTACTCGCGGCCATTGGCGGCGTCCTTGGACTCCTGATCGCTCCGGTGCTGACGCACTTCCTGGTCGCGATCTATCCCGACGCACTGCCCCGCGCCGACGAGATTGGAATCGGCATGCCCGTCGTGTTCGTGGCCGTCATCGTCACGGTCGCGGCGGCAGTCTGTTCGGCGATCCCCACCGCGCGTCGCATCGTGCGGCCGAATTTGACGGACGATCTGCGCGGCGGCAGCCGATCGAGCGGGCACCGCGGCGAACGGCGGACCGGTCGCGTCTTGATCGTGATGCAAGTCGCGGGTTCGCTCGCGCTGCTCTTTTCCGCCGGATTGCTCGGCCAGACGTTCTGGCGCCTCGAGCGCGTCGATCCTGGATTCGATTCACGGCACACGCTCACGTTTCACACCTACCCGTCGAGAGAACGCCACTTTTCCGGCGCCGCCATCGAGCACTACTACAGCGAGGTAACGACGGCGCTGCGCGCGCTTCCTGGTGTGACGTCGGTCTCGACGACGACGCTGCTGCCGTTCGGCGGGTGCTGCTTCCTCGATACGTTCATTCAGGAGGATCGGGGCGATCAAGGCGCGAAGAACCCGCAGGCCTTCATCTCCGTCGATGCCCCCGGCTTCGAGCGCGCATTGGGAATTCCGCTGCTGCGCGGTCGATCGTTCACCGCCCAGGATGATTCGAGCGCTGAACATGTAGTGATGTTGAACGCGGAGGCGGCGCGACGCATGTACCCGGGGCGCGATCCCATCGGCCAACGGATCAACTGGAACGGGCAACCACATTGGCGCGTGGTCGGCGTCCTTGCGTCGACTCATCTCGAGTCGCTCTCTGACGAGATGGGGCCCGTGTTGTACGTGCCGGCGACGCAGGCACCTCGGCGGTGGCGTTACGTGGTGATACGTACCACCGCCTCGGAGAAGGTGATCATCGCCGGGGCGCGCACGGCGCTTCGCGCCATCGACCCGACGGTCGCGCTCACCGACATCGCGACCATGGATCAGCGCGTCGCGCGATCGCTCGGTGCGCAGCGCTTTCGCGCCGCGCTGATGGCGACGCTCGGTGCGCTGGCACTCGCGCTCGCGGTGATCGGGATTTATGGCGTCGTGGCGTACTCGGTCAGTCGTCGCACGATCGAAATTGGCATTCGCATGGCGCTGGGCGAAGCCGCGCACGACGTGCGCCGGCGCGTCGTGGTCGACGCGCTTCGTGTCGCGGCGATCGGTATCGCGATCGGCGCCGCGCTCGCGTTGCTCAGCGGCAAGTGGCTCGCCGTGTTCCTGGTGGGTGTCAACCCGTACGACGGCAGACTGCTCTTCGCCGCATCCGCGCTGCTTACCGCGCTCGTGATTGCAACGGCGTACGGACCCGCGCGGAGGGCAGCCAGAGTTGATCCAATGACCGCCCTTCGCGCGGATTAG
- a CDS encoding amidohydrolase family protein, whose protein sequence is MLHRTVRLFRLTVLAPLFASTGMPLLAQAPAADRALLTEIRRIRAIDNHSHPPKLVAAGEKDDEFDALPCDPLEPTAPGLMTRPENPQYLAAWKDLWGYRYDDRTPQHVREVIAAKARAHAAHGDDYPAWILGRIGIDMELSNRVAMGRGLNDAHHRWVPFDDALLFPLDNSPLAAQTPDRKFFFSREDMLRGRYMRDIGAGALPATLADYVHRVVTPVLERQKQQGAVAIKFEVAYLRSLDFAAAGERDAAAVYERYARGGAPDTVEYRHLQDYLFRYVAREAGRLGLPVHIHTGAGCGGYFYLGGANPLLLEPALNDASLRGTTFVLLHAGAVAYTQSIGYLTMKPNVYADLSQLTWMESPEHLAASLRNWLEWYPEKILFGTDLYPNTPEIDWEEVGWQANDTARRALAIALTGMMRDGEVTRTQALVIAHDVLHDNAAKLYGFAR, encoded by the coding sequence ATGCTCCACCGAACTGTTCGTCTATTCCGGCTCACCGTGCTGGCGCCATTGTTCGCCAGCACGGGAATGCCGTTGCTGGCACAGGCGCCGGCTGCCGACCGCGCGCTCCTTACCGAGATCCGTCGCATTCGCGCGATCGACAATCACTCGCACCCGCCGAAGCTCGTGGCGGCGGGCGAGAAGGATGATGAGTTCGACGCCTTGCCGTGCGATCCGCTCGAGCCCACCGCGCCCGGGCTGATGACACGACCGGAAAACCCGCAGTATCTCGCGGCCTGGAAAGATCTGTGGGGCTACCGCTACGACGATCGCACACCGCAGCACGTACGTGAAGTCATCGCCGCCAAAGCGCGCGCGCACGCCGCGCATGGCGACGACTATCCCGCATGGATACTCGGCCGCATCGGGATCGACATGGAATTGTCCAACCGCGTGGCGATGGGCCGCGGATTGAACGATGCGCATCATCGCTGGGTGCCGTTCGACGACGCGTTGCTCTTTCCGCTCGACAACAGCCCGCTGGCCGCGCAGACGCCCGATCGCAAGTTCTTTTTCTCGCGCGAGGACATGCTGCGCGGCCGGTACATGCGTGACATCGGCGCCGGCGCGCTCCCCGCGACGCTCGCCGATTACGTGCATCGCGTCGTGACGCCCGTGCTCGAACGACAGAAGCAGCAGGGCGCCGTCGCGATCAAGTTCGAGGTCGCGTATTTGCGTTCACTCGATTTCGCCGCGGCCGGCGAGCGTGATGCGGCCGCCGTGTACGAGCGATACGCGCGCGGCGGCGCGCCCGACACCGTCGAGTACCGCCATTTACAGGACTATCTCTTTCGATACGTCGCACGCGAAGCGGGGCGGCTCGGACTTCCGGTGCACATCCACACCGGCGCGGGGTGTGGCGGCTATTTCTATCTTGGTGGCGCGAACCCGTTGCTGCTCGAGCCGGCGCTCAACGATGCGAGCCTTCGCGGCACGACGTTCGTGCTGCTCCACGCCGGCGCGGTCGCGTACACGCAGTCGATCGGCTATCTCACGATGAAGCCGAACGTCTACGCCGACCTCTCACAGCTCACGTGGATGGAGTCGCCGGAACATCTCGCGGCGTCGCTGCGCAATTGGCTGGAATGGTATCCCGAGAAAATTCTATTCGGCACCGATCTCTACCCGAACACGCCTGAGATCGACTGGGAGGAGGTCGGGTGGCAGGCGAATGACACGGCGCGCCGCGCATTGGCCATTGCGCTCACCGGTATGATGCGCGACGGTGAGGTCACGCGGACGCAAGCGCTCGTCATCGCGCACGACGTGCTGCACGACAACGCCGCGAAGCTGTACGGCTTCGCGCGCTAA
- a CDS encoding PadR family transcriptional regulator, whose amino-acid sequence MPIESSDLLQGTLQVLILKALLAESAHGYGIARWIEKTTDDALRVEEGSLYPALRRLEDKRYVSSDWGLSENNRRARYYRLTTAGRAYLRNEAAAWHRFSRAMTRVMRAAPALS is encoded by the coding sequence TTGCCGATCGAGTCTAGCGATCTACTGCAAGGCACGCTGCAGGTACTGATTCTGAAGGCTCTCCTCGCTGAATCGGCCCACGGCTATGGCATCGCTCGCTGGATCGAGAAAACGACGGACGACGCACTGCGCGTTGAAGAAGGGTCGCTCTATCCCGCCCTCCGCCGCCTCGAGGACAAGCGATATGTCAGCTCGGATTGGGGGTTGTCGGAGAACAACCGACGCGCCCGTTACTACCGGTTGACGACTGCAGGGCGCGCGTATCTGCGCAATGAAGCCGCGGCGTGGCACCGGTTCTCGCGCGCGATGACGCGCGTCATGCGCGCGGCACCAGCGCTCAGCTGA
- a CDS encoding ADOP family duplicated permease: MSASRRYARFWGRDIDGDIDDELRFHLESLISQYECRGATRAAAEQLARERFGDLVAVERALYAHDRAVHRYNTWRDAVQSLAEDLRIILRALRRAPAFSVTTIATLGLGIAATSAVFSVADTVLIRPLPIRAQDRVVALWATAPGAATEVPTILDRYERFRRSTTTLADVAGFAHYGTSLVPLQDRDVTRHAREAVVTGNFFAVLGAIPVRGRLLRREDDVIGAEPVIVISERYWRSEFGGDRTAVGRRVTILNREMTATIVGVAPAGLEYPNGADYWLPIVPTKYPAVDLVGRLRDRTTPNAARAELAVFIRNDARAFPTSLGARSLVASDAVVQPLSEVIIGSARRGLTVLVAAVVGLLLIACVNVSNLMLVRSTARAREMAVRRALGASSRRLALQLTVEVSVLALAGAVLGACVAELLLRILIAVAPAGVPRIDEVALSPAALAVATVATTMALLLSGVLPAVSSASPAIEALRSDSRAGTDSRHARSVRSALVAAQLALALVLLAGAGLLLRSLVHLEDANLGYDPTHLSIVQITAPFHKYGTPQQFNDAFDAAQRQMRSVPGVVAITPVLAWPFTGSNVFAARFDVRDRPALSSADAPYVSWDAVGPEFSKAFDASVVRGRGISAADRLGTPDVAVVTSDLANQYWPGENALGKQLRFAGTTSAGDTAWRTVVGVIKPLNYRSLRTPTPTVLLSYPQAFQQGIFAVRSRGELATLLPDLRRAAAASDHDIVLWRAQTMDDVLAGPLSRPRVEAFVLAVFAALALFLASVGVYGVVAFVVRAQTRELGIRIALGATRADVVRFALANSVRVALVGVALGGVLTLVGTGFLTSELFEVRRGDPAALAGAAAALLLGVAIGGYIPARRAAHIDPVRALASEG, translated from the coding sequence ATGAGCGCATCGCGACGTTATGCGCGCTTTTGGGGCCGCGACATCGACGGCGACATCGATGATGAGCTGCGTTTTCATCTCGAATCGCTCATCTCTCAGTACGAGTGCCGCGGTGCAACACGCGCCGCGGCGGAACAGCTGGCCCGCGAACGATTCGGCGACCTGGTCGCCGTTGAGCGCGCGCTCTACGCGCACGATCGTGCCGTTCATCGGTACAACACCTGGAGGGATGCGGTGCAATCACTGGCTGAGGATCTGCGCATCATTCTGCGGGCGCTTCGCCGCGCACCTGCGTTCAGCGTGACGACTATCGCGACGCTCGGCCTCGGGATCGCCGCCACCTCCGCCGTCTTTTCCGTTGCGGACACCGTTTTGATTCGGCCACTGCCGATCCGCGCGCAGGATCGGGTGGTTGCGCTGTGGGCAACCGCACCCGGTGCCGCGACGGAAGTTCCAACGATCCTCGATCGATACGAACGCTTTCGGCGTTCGACCACGACACTGGCGGACGTCGCCGGCTTCGCCCACTACGGCACCAGTTTGGTGCCCCTACAGGATCGCGACGTGACGCGTCACGCACGCGAGGCCGTCGTCACCGGAAACTTCTTCGCGGTGCTCGGCGCCATTCCGGTTCGCGGCCGACTGCTGCGCCGCGAGGACGATGTGATCGGTGCGGAGCCGGTCATCGTGATCAGCGAGCGATATTGGCGATCTGAATTTGGCGGCGACCGAACAGCAGTTGGACGCCGTGTGACAATTCTGAATCGCGAGATGACGGCGACCATCGTCGGGGTCGCGCCTGCCGGCCTCGAGTACCCGAATGGCGCCGACTACTGGCTGCCGATCGTCCCGACGAAGTACCCGGCCGTCGATCTCGTCGGTCGACTGCGCGATCGCACGACGCCGAACGCGGCCCGCGCCGAGCTCGCGGTGTTCATTCGCAACGACGCGCGAGCGTTTCCCACGAGCCTCGGCGCGCGCTCGCTCGTGGCAAGCGATGCCGTCGTGCAACCGTTGTCGGAAGTCATCATTGGATCGGCGCGGCGGGGGCTCACGGTGCTCGTTGCTGCCGTCGTGGGACTGCTGCTCATTGCGTGTGTCAACGTGAGCAACCTCATGCTGGTTCGCTCGACTGCGCGGGCACGCGAGATGGCCGTTCGTCGCGCGCTCGGCGCGAGCTCGCGGCGCCTCGCACTCCAGCTCACCGTTGAGGTCAGCGTCCTCGCACTCGCCGGTGCCGTCCTCGGAGCATGCGTTGCGGAGCTGCTGCTCCGGATTCTCATAGCCGTGGCGCCGGCCGGGGTTCCGCGCATCGACGAGGTTGCGTTGTCGCCCGCGGCGCTGGCTGTGGCAACGGTCGCGACGACGATGGCGCTCCTTCTCTCTGGTGTATTGCCGGCTGTGTCGTCGGCCAGCCCGGCGATCGAAGCGTTGCGTTCCGACAGCCGTGCGGGGACCGATTCCCGTCATGCGCGCTCCGTTCGCTCCGCACTCGTCGCGGCGCAGCTGGCGCTCGCGCTGGTGCTGCTCGCGGGCGCGGGACTGCTGCTGCGAAGCTTAGTGCACCTCGAAGACGCGAACCTCGGATACGATCCCACGCATCTTTCGATCGTACAGATTACGGCACCCTTTCACAAGTATGGCACGCCGCAACAGTTCAACGACGCCTTCGACGCGGCGCAACGTCAAATGAGGTCGGTGCCTGGCGTCGTCGCGATCACACCAGTGCTCGCGTGGCCGTTCACGGGATCGAACGTATTCGCCGCACGCTTCGACGTGCGCGATCGGCCGGCGCTCAGCAGCGCCGACGCGCCGTACGTGTCTTGGGACGCCGTCGGCCCGGAGTTCTCGAAAGCATTTGATGCCTCGGTCGTCCGCGGACGCGGCATCAGCGCGGCCGATCGTCTGGGGACACCCGACGTCGCGGTAGTGACTTCGGACCTGGCAAACCAGTACTGGCCGGGAGAGAACGCGCTGGGTAAGCAGCTGCGATTCGCGGGCACCACCAGCGCGGGCGACACCGCATGGCGTACCGTGGTGGGTGTTATCAAGCCACTCAACTATCGCTCGCTGCGTACCCCAACGCCGACCGTGCTGTTGTCATATCCACAAGCCTTCCAGCAGGGAATTTTCGCAGTGCGGTCGCGCGGCGAGCTTGCGACTCTGCTTCCCGATCTGCGTCGCGCGGCGGCGGCGAGCGACCACGACATTGTGCTCTGGCGCGCACAAACAATGGACGACGTGCTCGCCGGACCGCTCAGTCGCCCGAGGGTCGAGGCGTTCGTGCTCGCCGTCTTCGCGGCGCTCGCGCTCTTTCTCGCGAGTGTCGGAGTGTACGGCGTCGTTGCATTTGTCGTCCGGGCGCAGACTCGCGAGCTTGGCATTCGCATCGCGCTCGGCGCAACGCGCGCCGACGTCGTCCGATTTGCTCTGGCGAACTCGGTCCGGGTCGCGCTCGTTGGGGTCGCACTCGGAGGCGTGTTGACGCTTGTTGGGACTGGATTCCTCACCTCGGAGCTGTTCGAGGTTCGGCGCGGTGACCCTGCGGCGCTCGCCGGCGCGGCCGCTGCTTTGCTCCTGGGCGTCGCTATCGGGGGCTACATCCCGGCGCGGCGTGCGGCGCACATCGACCCGGTACGTGCGCTCGCGAGTGAGGGCTGA
- a CDS encoding type II secretion system F family protein: MPQFTYTARAVNGDLKQATMDAPNRDEVIKQLRQQKLNVIKIDEGSSTPKKRLGSIKMRDIVIFTRQFSTMINSGLPLVQALDILAQQSENPALKAVTRQVVFDVESGNTVADALRKHPKAFSELYVNMVAAGEAGGILDTILMRLAVFMEKNDALVRKVKGAMIYPGVIMSVAAIAITVLLVFVIPTFETMFSSANIPLPMPTRIVINLSRGLKSYWYLLVGAIVAGVVSLKRFYATPNGKLTIDRLLLKAPILGDVLRKSAVSRFTRTLGTLISSGVSILDGLEITAKTSGNRVIQDAIMESRASIAGGETIAAPLKKSQVFPPMVISMISVGEQTGGLDEMLTKIADFYDEEVDAAVGGLLAMMEPLMIVFLGVVVGGMVVAMYLPIFDMVNAAG, translated from the coding sequence ATGCCGCAATTCACGTATACCGCGCGCGCCGTCAATGGCGACCTGAAGCAAGCGACCATGGACGCGCCGAATCGCGACGAGGTCATCAAGCAGCTTCGCCAGCAAAAGTTGAACGTCATCAAGATCGACGAAGGCTCGTCGACGCCGAAGAAGCGGTTGGGGTCGATCAAGATGCGCGACATCGTGATCTTCACCCGCCAGTTCTCGACGATGATCAACTCGGGACTGCCGCTGGTGCAGGCGCTGGACATTCTCGCGCAGCAGAGCGAGAACCCGGCGCTGAAAGCCGTGACGCGCCAGGTGGTGTTCGACGTCGAGTCGGGCAACACGGTCGCCGACGCGCTGCGCAAGCATCCCAAGGCGTTCAGCGAGCTGTACGTGAACATGGTCGCGGCGGGCGAGGCGGGCGGTATTCTCGACACCATCCTCATGCGTCTGGCCGTGTTCATGGAAAAGAACGACGCGCTCGTTCGCAAGGTGAAGGGTGCGATGATTTACCCGGGCGTCATCATGAGTGTGGCGGCGATCGCGATCACCGTGCTGCTCGTGTTCGTGATCCCGACGTTCGAGACGATGTTCTCGAGCGCGAACATTCCGCTGCCGATGCCGACGCGCATCGTGATCAACCTGTCGCGGGGCCTCAAGAGCTACTGGTACCTGCTCGTTGGCGCGATCGTGGCCGGCGTGGTGAGCCTCAAGCGCTTCTACGCGACGCCGAACGGCAAGCTGACGATCGATCGCCTGTTGCTCAAGGCGCCGATCCTGGGCGACGTGCTCCGCAAGTCCGCCGTGTCGCGCTTCACGCGCACGCTCGGCACGCTGATCTCCTCGGGCGTCAGCATTCTCGACGGCCTCGAGATCACGGCCAAGACGTCGGGCAACCGGGTGATTCAGGATGCGATCATGGAATCGCGCGCGTCGATCGCGGGCGGCGAGACGATCGCGGCGCCGTTAAAGAAGTCTCAAGTGTTCCCGCCGATGGTCATCTCGATGATCTCGGTCGGCGAGCAGACGGGCGGCCTTGATGAAATGCTCACGAAGATCGCGGACTTCTATGATGAAGAGGTCGATGCGGCCGTGGGCGGGTTGCTCGCGATGATGGAGCCGCTGATGATCGTGTTCCTCGGCGTCGTGGTCGGTGGCATGGTGGTGGCGATGTATCTGCCGATCTTCGACATGGTGAACGCGGCGGGGTAA
- a CDS encoding cation:proton antiporter codes for MHQETALIATITAGLGLAFVFGFIATRIRVPAIVGYLTAGILVGPFSPGFVADASLASQLAEVGVILLMFGVGMHFSIRDLLAVWHVAVPGALLRIALVTALSMLVAHAWGWSLGASAVFGLALSVASTIVLLRALEERGLLTSTEGRIAVGWLVVEDLTMVVVLVLLPALAGAGHGAGGSGAIAKSLAITLAKVAVFVVIMLFAGTRFIPRLLASVARTGSRELFTLSVLATAFCIAFGAASLFGVSFALGAFLAGVVIAESDLSHQAAAEALPLQDAFAVLFFVSVGMVFDPRVVVERPLALLVATLIAVVAKAIISFALVLRFRYPVATALKVSAGISQIGEFSFILATLGLATGLLPAEGQSLILGAAIVSIIVNPLLFAAAKPTVTWLNAHPRAARLLEHRELRDANPVADEADVTGHVVLVGYGRVGATIGEALRAESIPFVVIESDRLAVEDLRRRGIDAIFGDASRRTVLEHAGIATARILVIAAPGAYQTRAMVDLARSFNPSMDIVVRTHSAAEQQWLEERRVGTAVMGERELALGMARYALGRSGIDPVETDRLLDRLRRERRSETRNDGD; via the coding sequence ATGCATCAGGAAACGGCGCTCATCGCGACCATCACCGCCGGGCTCGGTTTGGCCTTCGTCTTCGGCTTCATCGCGACCCGGATCCGCGTTCCCGCGATCGTCGGCTACCTCACCGCGGGGATCCTCGTCGGGCCGTTCTCGCCGGGTTTCGTTGCCGACGCCAGTCTCGCCTCGCAGCTCGCGGAAGTCGGCGTCATCCTGCTCATGTTCGGCGTCGGAATGCATTTCTCCATCCGCGACCTGCTCGCGGTCTGGCACGTCGCGGTGCCCGGAGCGCTCCTACGCATCGCGCTCGTCACCGCACTCTCGATGCTCGTGGCCCACGCATGGGGCTGGAGTCTCGGCGCGAGCGCCGTGTTCGGTCTCGCCTTATCCGTTGCCAGCACGATCGTGCTTCTTCGCGCACTCGAAGAACGCGGACTGCTCACCTCGACCGAAGGACGCATCGCCGTCGGTTGGCTCGTCGTCGAGGATTTGACGATGGTAGTCGTCCTGGTGCTCCTCCCTGCGCTCGCCGGCGCAGGACACGGCGCCGGGGGATCGGGCGCGATCGCGAAATCGCTGGCGATCACGCTCGCGAAGGTCGCGGTCTTCGTCGTGATCATGCTGTTCGCTGGAACGCGCTTCATCCCGCGGCTTCTCGCCTCCGTTGCGCGCACCGGATCGCGAGAGCTCTTCACCTTGTCGGTGCTCGCCACCGCGTTCTGCATCGCGTTCGGCGCCGCATCGCTGTTCGGCGTGTCCTTCGCGCTCGGCGCATTCCTGGCCGGCGTCGTGATCGCCGAATCGGATCTCAGCCACCAGGCCGCGGCCGAAGCGCTTCCGCTTCAAGATGCGTTCGCGGTGCTGTTCTTCGTCTCGGTCGGCATGGTGTTCGACCCACGCGTCGTCGTCGAGCGGCCGCTCGCTCTGCTCGTCGCCACCCTGATCGCCGTCGTTGCGAAAGCGATCATCTCATTCGCACTCGTCCTTCGCTTCCGCTATCCCGTCGCGACCGCGCTCAAGGTTTCCGCGGGCATCTCGCAGATCGGCGAATTTTCATTCATTCTCGCGACGCTCGGACTCGCGACCGGACTGCTGCCCGCCGAGGGGCAGAGTCTCATCCTCGGCGCGGCGATCGTGTCGATCATCGTGAACCCGCTCCTGTTCGCGGCGGCCAAGCCAACCGTCACGTGGCTGAACGCGCACCCTCGCGCCGCTCGCCTGCTCGAGCATCGCGAGTTGCGCGACGCAAACCCGGTCGCCGACGAGGCCGATGTCACCGGACACGTCGTGCTCGTCGGTTATGGCCGCGTCGGCGCGACGATCGGCGAAGCGCTGCGCGCCGAGTCGATTCCGTTCGTCGTCATCGAGAGCGACCGGTTGGCGGTCGAGGATCTTCGCCGCCGCGGCATCGACGCGATCTTCGGGGACGCGAGCCGGCGGACGGTGCTCGAGCACGCGGGCATCGCGACCGCGCGCATCCTCGTCATCGCGGCGCCCGGCGCGTATCAAACGCGAGCGATGGTCGATCTCGCGCGATCGTTCAACCCATCGATGGACATCGTCGTGCGCACGCACAGCGCCGCCGAGCAGCAGTGGCTCGAGGAGCGGCGCGTCGGCACCGCGGTGATGGGCGAGCGAGAGCTCGCGCTCGGCATGGCTCGCTACGCGCTCGGACGCAGCGGCATCGACCCGGTGGAAACCGACCGCCTGCTGGATCGACTACGACGAGAGCGGCGTTCCGAAACGCGGAACGACGGCGACTAG